The following coding sequences are from one Nicotiana tabacum cultivar K326 chromosome 1, ASM71507v2, whole genome shotgun sequence window:
- the LOC107805856 gene encoding nascent polypeptide-associated complex subunit beta, whose protein sequence is MNVEKLRKMAGSVRTGGKGTMRRKKKAVHKTTTTDDKRLQSTLKRIGVNAIPAIEEVNIFKEDVVIQFINPKVQASIAANTWVVSGSPLTKKLQDILPQIIHQLGPDNLENLKKLAEQFQKQAPSATGAPEGAAAPQEDDDDEVPELVAGQTFEAAAAEEGHTS, encoded by the exons ATGAATGTAGAAAAGCTACGCAAAATGGCCGGTTCGGTAAGGACTGGTGGTAAGGGAACCATGCGAAG AAAGAAGAAGGCAGTTCACAAGACAACTACAACAGATGACAAGAGACTTCAAAGCACCCTCAAAAGAATAGGGGTGAATGCTATTCCTGCTATTGAAGAGGTTAACATTTTTAAGGAGGATGTAGTTATCCAATTCATTAACCCCAAAG TTCAAGCCTCTATTGCTGCAAACACTTGGGTTGTTAGTGGTTCCCCTCTGACCAAGA AGTTGCAGGATATTCTTCCTCAAATTATTCACCAGTTGG GCCCTGATAATTTGGAGAATTTGAAGAAGCTAGCAGAGCAGTTCCAGAAGCAGGCACCTAGTGCTACCGGGGCGCCCGAAGGTGCTGCTGCACCACaggaggatgatgatgatgaggtgcCGGAACTCGTGGCTGGCCAAACCTTTGAAGCAGCCGCTGCAGAGGAGGGTCACACttcctaa